The Hippoglossus stenolepis isolate QCI-W04-F060 chromosome 11, HSTE1.2, whole genome shotgun sequence genome includes a window with the following:
- the serbp1b gene encoding plasminogen activator inhibitor 1 RNA-binding protein isoform X8, with the protein MPGHLQEGFGCVVTNRFDQLLDDESDPFEILKAAENKKKEGAAAGSAKSAAQAAKQPKKESQKDRKNPLLDKKEESQPPVPLKKEGIRRVGRRPDQQGQPGSQHQGGQGGQGGQGGQGEGRPGDKRPDRRPPRERRFEKPAEDKPEGAGEFSADKPPGDRPPRGRGGGRGGRGGRGRGMGRGDGFDSRGKRDFERHSGSDKSNQKVEEKRSGSGPHNWGNVKEEVSETEQPAAPETTPEGEETAPASSENKLPRENEAEEVKNEGPKEMTLDEWKAMQDKERTKVEFNIRKPNEGADSQWKKGYVLHKSKSEDVCIEKPAGALIDAPEIEPEAPPVYQKPPGPTDESSDHHFRKPANDITSQLEINFGDLGRPGRGRGGARGGRGGRGGGGTRPARGGGRPEKASGVSVPNVDDPEAFPALA; encoded by the exons ATGCCCGGACACCTGCAGGAAGGCTTCGGCTGCGTCGTGACCAACCGGTTCGACCAGCTATTGGACGACGAGTCGGACCCGTTCGAGATCCTGAAGGCCGCCGAAAACAAGAAGAAGGAGGGGGCCGCCGCGGGCTCCGCCAAGTCCGCGGCGCAGGCAGCCAAGCAGCCGAAGAAGGAGTCCCAGAAGGACCGGAAGAACCCGCTGCTggacaagaaggaggagagcCAGCCCCCCGTCCCCCTGAAGAAAGAAG GAATCAGGCGGGTGGGCCGGAGACCGGACCAGCAGGGCCAGCCCGGTTCCCAGCACCAGGGCGGCCAAGGCGGCCAGGGCGGCCAGGGTGGCCAGGGCGAAGGGCGACCCGGGGACAAGAGGCCGGACAGGAGACCTCCCCGAGAGCGCCGCTTCGAGAAGCCCGCCGAGGACAAGCCCGAGGGAGCTGGCGAGTTCTCAGCAGACAA GCCTCCTGGAGACCGGCCCCCTAGAGGGCGTGGTGGCGGCCGGGGTGGGCGTGGTGGAAGAGGACGGGGCATGGGCCGGGGGGACGGCTTCGACTCCCGTGGGAAACGGGACTTTGAGCGACACAGCGGCAGTGACAAATC CAATCAGAAGGTTGAGGAGAAGCGCAGTGGCAGCGGCCCACACAACTGGGGCAACGTGAAGGAAGAAGTGAG TGAGACTGAACAGCCTGCCGCCCCGGAGACGACcccagagggagaggaaactgCACCTGCCAGCTCTGAGAACAA GCTTCCCAGGGAGAACGAGGCGGAAGAGGTGAAAAACGAAGGCCCCAAAGAAATGACCCTGGACGAGTGGAAGGCCATGCAGGACAAGGAGCGCACCAAGGTGGAGTTCAACATCCGTAAGCCCAACGAGGGCGCTGACAGCCAGTGGAAGAAAGGATATGTGCTGCACAAGTCCAAGAGCGAAGACGTATGTATCGAG AAGCCTGCCGGTGCTTTGATTGACGCCCCAGAGATTGAACCAGAAGCTCCACCAGTTTACCAGAAG CCACCCGGCCCCACCGACGAGTCCAGCGACCACCATTTCCGCAAACCAGCCAACGACATCACATCCCAGCTGGAGATCAACTTTGGAGACCTGGGCCGCCCTGGCCGCGGGCGTGGGGGGGCACGCGGAGGCAGGGGGGGCCGCGGCGGGGGAGGCACCAGGCCGGCACGCGGGGGAGGACGGCCCGAAAAG GCGAGCGGCGTGTCAGTCCCCAACGTGGATGATCCTGAGGCCTTCCCAGCTCTGGCCTAG
- the serbp1b gene encoding plasminogen activator inhibitor 1 RNA-binding protein isoform X4, with translation MPGHLQEGFGCVVTNRFDQLLDDESDPFEILKAAENKKKEGAAAGSAKSAAQAAKQPKKESQKDRKNPLLDKKEESQPPVPLKKEGIRRVGRRPDQQGQPGSQHQGGQGGQGGQGGQGEGRPGDKRPDRRPPRERRFEKPAEDKPEGAGEFSADKPPGDRPPRGRGGGRGGRGGRGRGMGRGDGFDSRGKRDFERHSGSDKSIHPGVSPPVCSHSSNQKVEEKRSGSGPHNWGNVKEEVSETEQPAAPETTPEGEETAPASSENKENEAEEVKNEGPKEMTLDEWKAMQDKERTKVEFNIRKPNEGADSQWKKGYVLHKSKSEDVCIEKPAGALIDAPEIEPEAPPVYQKPPGPTDESSDHHFRKPANDITSQLEINFGDLGRPGRGRGGARGGRGGRGGGGTRPARGGGRPEKASGVSVPNVDDPEAFPALA, from the exons ATGCCCGGACACCTGCAGGAAGGCTTCGGCTGCGTCGTGACCAACCGGTTCGACCAGCTATTGGACGACGAGTCGGACCCGTTCGAGATCCTGAAGGCCGCCGAAAACAAGAAGAAGGAGGGGGCCGCCGCGGGCTCCGCCAAGTCCGCGGCGCAGGCAGCCAAGCAGCCGAAGAAGGAGTCCCAGAAGGACCGGAAGAACCCGCTGCTggacaagaaggaggagagcCAGCCCCCCGTCCCCCTGAAGAAAGAAG GAATCAGGCGGGTGGGCCGGAGACCGGACCAGCAGGGCCAGCCCGGTTCCCAGCACCAGGGCGGCCAAGGCGGCCAGGGCGGCCAGGGTGGCCAGGGCGAAGGGCGACCCGGGGACAAGAGGCCGGACAGGAGACCTCCCCGAGAGCGCCGCTTCGAGAAGCCCGCCGAGGACAAGCCCGAGGGAGCTGGCGAGTTCTCAGCAGACAA GCCTCCTGGAGACCGGCCCCCTAGAGGGCGTGGTGGCGGCCGGGGTGGGCGTGGTGGAAGAGGACGGGGCATGGGCCGGGGGGACGGCTTCGACTCCCGTGGGAAACGGGACTTTGAGCGACACAGCGGCAGTGACAAATC CATCCATCCCGgtgtgtctcctcctgtctgttcTCACTCCAGCAATCAGAAGGTTGAGGAGAAGCGCAGTGGCAGCGGCCCACACAACTGGGGCAACGTGAAGGAAGAAGTGAG TGAGACTGAACAGCCTGCCGCCCCGGAGACGACcccagagggagaggaaactgCACCTGCCAGCTCTGAGAACAA GGAGAACGAGGCGGAAGAGGTGAAAAACGAAGGCCCCAAAGAAATGACCCTGGACGAGTGGAAGGCCATGCAGGACAAGGAGCGCACCAAGGTGGAGTTCAACATCCGTAAGCCCAACGAGGGCGCTGACAGCCAGTGGAAGAAAGGATATGTGCTGCACAAGTCCAAGAGCGAAGACGTATGTATCGAG AAGCCTGCCGGTGCTTTGATTGACGCCCCAGAGATTGAACCAGAAGCTCCACCAGTTTACCAGAAG CCACCCGGCCCCACCGACGAGTCCAGCGACCACCATTTCCGCAAACCAGCCAACGACATCACATCCCAGCTGGAGATCAACTTTGGAGACCTGGGCCGCCCTGGCCGCGGGCGTGGGGGGGCACGCGGAGGCAGGGGGGGCCGCGGCGGGGGAGGCACCAGGCCGGCACGCGGGGGAGGACGGCCCGAAAAG GCGAGCGGCGTGTCAGTCCCCAACGTGGATGATCCTGAGGCCTTCCCAGCTCTGGCCTAG